One Micromonospora sp. FIMYZ51 genomic window carries:
- a CDS encoding glycosyltransferase: protein MAVEVSVIIPTYNRADQLRATLTSLARQSVPTGTFEVIVVDDGSTDGTDAVVDEFGDRLTIRYEFLERDLADIAAHGYCVSRVRNVGAASAASELLLFLDCGMVAGPELVASHRAAHRAHPVRPGGPGVAVLGYAYGTVKFRPFRGLAELLRAEPPELVAAKIGDGPRGLDMRHDELVALDYDLSRLAAPWILFWTLNVSVRTADFRAVGGFSEAFRGWGYEDIELGYRLFRHGCPIVMSRAAWGIEWPSRPDLSAMAASVNGNLIVFADRHPGPDVELYASIRARNLLRRYEEEFAAFTAWRAQVTDTDVADELAATYAAYAAGPAAGGSAQLRAAAGGSTRPSAADPGRPRVCVIGCGERVPPELPPAILVDFAPELAARAVRGSLDLPVHGLGLRLPCPDDSLDLVVVSSRMRGVWPLWQDRITAEAARVGAHLVAPPE, encoded by the coding sequence GTGGCGGTCGAGGTGTCCGTCATCATCCCCACGTACAACCGGGCCGACCAGTTGCGCGCGACACTCACGTCGCTGGCGCGGCAGTCCGTGCCGACGGGAACGTTCGAGGTGATCGTGGTCGACGACGGATCGACCGACGGCACCGACGCGGTCGTCGACGAGTTCGGCGACCGACTCACGATCCGGTACGAGTTCCTCGAACGCGACCTCGCCGACATCGCCGCCCACGGCTACTGCGTCTCCCGGGTACGCAATGTCGGTGCCGCCAGCGCCGCCAGCGAACTGCTGCTCTTCCTGGACTGCGGGATGGTCGCCGGACCGGAGCTGGTCGCCAGCCACCGCGCGGCGCACCGGGCGCACCCGGTCCGGCCCGGTGGTCCTGGCGTCGCGGTGCTCGGCTACGCCTACGGCACGGTGAAGTTCCGGCCGTTCCGAGGGCTGGCGGAGCTGCTGCGCGCCGAACCGCCGGAGCTGGTGGCCGCCAAGATCGGGGACGGCCCGCGCGGGCTCGACATGCGCCACGACGAACTCGTCGCGCTCGACTACGACCTGTCCCGGCTGGCCGCGCCCTGGATCCTCTTCTGGACCCTCAACGTCTCCGTCCGCACCGCCGACTTCCGCGCGGTGGGCGGCTTCAGCGAGGCGTTCCGGGGCTGGGGCTACGAGGACATCGAGCTGGGCTACCGACTGTTCCGGCACGGCTGCCCCATCGTGATGAGCCGCGCGGCGTGGGGCATCGAGTGGCCGTCCCGACCGGATCTGAGCGCCATGGCGGCCAGCGTCAACGGCAACCTGATCGTCTTCGCCGACCGGCATCCCGGGCCCGACGTCGAGCTGTACGCGAGCATCCGGGCCCGCAACCTGCTGCGCCGCTACGAGGAGGAGTTCGCGGCCTTCACCGCCTGGCGGGCGCAGGTCACCGACACCGACGTGGCCGACGAACTGGCGGCGACGTACGCGGCGTACGCGGCAGGGCCAGCGGCCGGCGGCTCGGCGCAGCTCCGAGCGGCGGCCGGCGGCTCGACACGCCCGTCGGCGGCAGACCCGGGCCGGCCACGGGTGTGCGTGATCGGGTGCGGTGAACGGGTGCCGCCGGAGCTGCCGCCCGCGATCCTGGTCGACTTCGCGCCGGAGCTGGCGGCCCGCGCCGTCCGGGGGTCGCTCGACCTTCCGGTGCACGGCCTCGGGCTGCGCCTCCCGTGCCCCGACGACAGCCTGGACCTGGTCGTCGTCTCCTCCCGGATGCGCGGCGTCTGGCCGCTGTGGCAGGACCGCATCACCGCCGAGGCGGCCCGGGTGGGCGCGCACCTGGTCGCGCCACCCGAGTAG
- a CDS encoding acyl-CoA dehydrogenase family protein, giving the protein MQLRDTPEEARFRHRLRDWLASTVPARDNEPLVPQTTDIDTARRWAHALYEAGYAGLTWPREHGGQGLTLGYQAIYLEETARAGAGEHVNVIGLGMVGPTLIAVGTPDQQHAYLPRILTGETLMCQGFSEPGAGSDLAAMATRATPDGDEFVLDGQKVWSSYATVADECLLLARSAPDSSRHRGLTCFLLDLRTPGVTVRPQRQLTGEPGFGEIILDQVRVPATRVLGGAGNGWSVAMTTLAHERGTFGFTLTARLERQLRLLAATIRDAGLDRDPVVRDRLATLHVEAQGLRWTSIRALGDGHSPGPESTVLKLRWSEANQRLTGLALDVLRDAADHPAAERWRSHWEREQLRSRANSIEGGSSEILRDIVAERILALPRSR; this is encoded by the coding sequence ATGCAGCTACGGGACACGCCGGAGGAAGCCCGGTTCCGGCACCGGTTGCGCGACTGGCTGGCCTCGACCGTGCCGGCCCGGGACAACGAACCGCTCGTCCCGCAGACCACCGACATCGACACCGCGCGGCGGTGGGCGCACGCCCTGTACGAGGCCGGGTACGCCGGGTTGACCTGGCCGCGCGAGCACGGCGGGCAGGGGCTCACCCTCGGCTACCAGGCCATCTACCTGGAGGAGACGGCCCGGGCCGGCGCCGGGGAGCACGTGAACGTGATCGGTCTCGGCATGGTCGGGCCGACCCTCATCGCGGTCGGCACCCCGGATCAACAGCACGCGTACCTGCCCCGGATCCTGACCGGCGAGACGCTGATGTGCCAGGGTTTCTCCGAGCCGGGCGCCGGTTCCGATCTCGCCGCGATGGCGACCCGGGCCACGCCCGACGGCGACGAGTTCGTCCTCGACGGGCAGAAGGTCTGGTCGTCGTACGCCACGGTGGCCGACGAGTGCCTGCTGCTCGCCCGCAGCGCGCCGGACAGCAGCCGACACCGGGGGCTCACCTGCTTCCTGCTCGACCTGCGGACCCCGGGGGTGACGGTCCGCCCGCAACGTCAACTCACCGGCGAGCCCGGTTTCGGCGAGATCATCCTCGACCAGGTCCGGGTGCCGGCGACCCGGGTGCTCGGCGGTGCCGGCAACGGTTGGTCGGTGGCGATGACCACCCTCGCCCACGAGCGGGGCACCTTCGGGTTCACCCTGACCGCCCGGTTGGAACGACAGCTGCGCCTGCTCGCCGCGACGATCCGCGACGCCGGGCTCGACCGTGATCCGGTCGTCCGCGACCGGCTCGCCACGCTGCACGTCGAGGCGCAGGGCCTGCGCTGGACCAGCATCCGGGCACTCGGCGACGGGCACTCCCCCGGGCCGGAATCCACAGTCCTCAAGCTCCGCTGGTCGGAGGCGAACCAGCGGCTCACCGGGCTGGCCCTGGACGTGCTCCGGGACGCCGCCGACCACCCGGCCGCCGAGCGCTGGCGGTCGCACTGGGAACGCGAACAGCTGCGCAGCCGCGCGAACAGCATCGAGGGCGGCAGCTCGGAGATCCTGCGCGACATCGTCGCCGAACGGATCCTCGCCCTGCCCCGCAGCCGGTGA
- a CDS encoding condensation domain-containing protein has protein sequence MGTREVPASVGQRLLWLMDHYRGAGGGLTEPLVWRLRGPLDLAALRRGLDLLSARHEALRTTYALRRSRLTQLIHEPRPVRLEIVDLRGAAAPEQRLTAEVEAELSRGVDPTHWPLRALLWQLADDDHLLCVNLHHLAVDYRSNRIITEDLTRLYNAQFGTEPELPPVRRQYADWSAGQARALRGSALRELTGYWTATLDGARFLPVRPAAGDAGVRMDEPREAHIQGARLANLRAVARERGLPMLPVALAVFFASVHRLTGMTDLTIGTLVDVRGAPEYADTVGFFENLVLVRVQAGDTFAETVQRCGVAVAGALAHAALPFHMLPPATTGAAREAGGGRADDVVVNLIDAWDARLGLDRLDAQLMPLGFGHSSGRFGVRVVMMEYSEGLVISVTHGLDGPAPSWVDGLLPAIEELLAEPLTAAAVLP, from the coding sequence GTGGGAACCCGAGAGGTGCCAGCCTCGGTCGGCCAACGCCTGCTCTGGCTGATGGACCACTACCGGGGCGCCGGTGGCGGGTTGACCGAGCCGCTCGTCTGGCGGCTGCGCGGCCCGCTCGACCTCGCCGCTCTGCGCCGCGGGTTGGACCTGCTCAGCGCCCGGCACGAGGCGCTGCGCACCACGTACGCGCTGCGCCGGTCACGGCTGACCCAGCTGATCCACGAGCCCCGGCCGGTGCGCCTCGAAATCGTCGACCTGCGCGGTGCGGCGGCACCGGAACAGCGGCTCACCGCCGAGGTGGAGGCGGAACTGTCGCGCGGCGTCGACCCGACGCACTGGCCACTGCGGGCCCTGCTCTGGCAGCTCGCCGACGACGATCACCTGCTCTGCGTCAACCTGCACCATCTCGCGGTCGACTACCGGTCCAACCGGATCATCACCGAGGACCTCACCCGCCTCTACAACGCCCAGTTCGGCACCGAGCCCGAGCTGCCCCCGGTACGCCGGCAGTACGCCGACTGGTCGGCCGGGCAGGCGCGGGCGCTGCGCGGGTCCGCGCTGCGGGAACTGACCGGGTACTGGACCGCCACGCTGGACGGTGCGCGGTTCCTGCCGGTACGCCCGGCAGCCGGTGACGCCGGGGTGCGGATGGACGAGCCCCGGGAGGCGCACATCCAGGGGGCGCGGCTGGCCAACCTGCGGGCCGTCGCCCGTGAACGCGGCCTGCCGATGCTGCCGGTGGCCCTCGCCGTCTTCTTCGCCTCGGTGCACCGGCTCACCGGGATGACCGACCTGACCATCGGCACGCTCGTCGATGTGCGGGGTGCGCCCGAGTACGCCGACACCGTCGGCTTCTTCGAGAACCTCGTGCTGGTCCGCGTCCAGGCCGGCGACACGTTCGCCGAGACGGTGCAACGCTGCGGCGTGGCCGTCGCCGGGGCGCTGGCGCACGCGGCGCTGCCGTTCCACATGCTGCCCCCGGCGACCACCGGTGCCGCCCGGGAGGCAGGCGGCGGTCGCGCCGACGACGTCGTGGTCAACCTCATCGACGCCTGGGACGCCCGGCTCGGTCTGGACCGGCTGGACGCGCAGCTGATGCCGTTGGGGTTCGGCCACAGCAGCGGGCGCTTCGGCGTCCGGGTGGTGATGATGGAATATTCCGAAGGGTTGGTGATCTCGGTGACCCATGGCCTGGATGGTCCCGCTCCGTCCTGGGTGGACGGACTGCTACCGGCCATCGAGGAGCTGCTGGCCGAGCCGCTCACCGCTGCGGCGGTGCTGCCGTGA
- a CDS encoding AMP-binding protein, translating into MTQVGEPADVLTGVVPFPAEAAAAYRAAGYWTGEPLGTILDRWVATDPDRVAVVAGPQRITYGQLDRRATEFAAGLQTLGLRAGDRAVVQLPNLPDLLVTLIAMFRVGVLPVLALPAHRRNEIGYLCAHSQARAYVVVDAAPRFDYRELAAQVRAEHPTIEHVIVAGDPGGFRSIDEVVALGAGRQVVPPEQPVPVAFFLLSGGTTGLPKLIPRTHDDYRYQLRETAAAMGFDQSGVYLAALPAAHNAALGCPGVLGALLAGGRVVLAASPSPDEVGPLIAAERVTLTTLMPSFLTLWADLADLFDTDLSGLTIEVGGARLSPEDALSAERALGATVSRWFGMAEGVLSFTRADDPDDVRLGTEGRPMSPADEMMIVSVDTDQPLPSGETGALLVRGPCTLRGYYDAADYNARSFTTDGFLRTGDLARFTPAGHLVIAGRIKDIVNRAGEKVPVEEVEGFLVRHPAVADVAVVALPDHALGERTCAVVVPRGPAPTLPDLRTFLAAHDLADYKFPDQIVIVDALPRTSLGKPDKVTLTTQLATSPR; encoded by the coding sequence GTGACCCAGGTGGGCGAGCCGGCCGACGTACTGACCGGCGTGGTGCCGTTCCCGGCCGAGGCTGCCGCCGCGTACCGGGCGGCCGGCTACTGGACCGGCGAGCCGCTGGGCACCATCCTCGACCGGTGGGTGGCCACCGACCCGGACCGGGTCGCGGTGGTGGCCGGGCCACAACGGATCACCTACGGGCAGCTCGACCGGCGGGCCACCGAGTTCGCCGCCGGCCTCCAGACGCTGGGCCTGCGGGCCGGTGACCGGGCCGTGGTGCAGCTACCCAACCTGCCCGACCTGCTGGTCACGCTGATCGCGATGTTCCGCGTCGGCGTACTGCCGGTTCTCGCCCTGCCGGCTCACCGTCGCAACGAGATCGGCTACCTCTGCGCCCATTCCCAGGCGCGGGCGTACGTCGTGGTGGACGCGGCACCGCGCTTCGACTACCGCGAACTGGCGGCCCAGGTACGCGCGGAGCACCCCACGATCGAACACGTGATCGTCGCCGGGGACCCGGGCGGCTTCCGGTCGATCGACGAGGTGGTCGCGCTCGGTGCCGGACGGCAGGTCGTACCGCCCGAGCAGCCCGTGCCGGTCGCCTTCTTCCTGCTCTCCGGCGGCACCACCGGCCTGCCCAAGTTGATTCCCCGCACCCACGACGACTACCGCTACCAGTTGCGGGAGACCGCCGCCGCGATGGGCTTCGACCAGAGTGGCGTCTACCTGGCCGCGCTGCCGGCCGCGCACAACGCCGCACTCGGCTGTCCGGGGGTGCTCGGCGCGCTGCTGGCCGGTGGTCGGGTGGTGCTCGCGGCCAGCCCCAGCCCGGACGAGGTGGGGCCGCTGATCGCCGCCGAACGGGTCACCCTGACCACGTTGATGCCTTCGTTCCTCACTCTCTGGGCGGACCTTGCCGACCTGTTCGACACCGACCTGTCCGGCCTGACCATCGAGGTCGGCGGTGCCCGGCTCAGCCCAGAGGACGCGCTAAGTGCCGAGCGGGCGCTGGGCGCCACCGTCAGCCGCTGGTTCGGGATGGCCGAGGGCGTGTTGTCCTTCACCCGCGCCGACGACCCGGACGACGTACGGCTCGGCACCGAGGGCCGACCGATGTCGCCGGCCGACGAGATGATGATCGTCTCCGTCGACACCGACCAGCCGCTGCCGTCCGGCGAGACCGGCGCGCTGCTGGTGCGTGGCCCCTGCACGCTGCGCGGCTACTACGACGCGGCCGACTACAACGCCCGCAGCTTCACCACCGACGGCTTCCTGCGCACCGGCGACCTGGCCCGGTTCACCCCGGCCGGACACCTGGTCATCGCCGGCCGGATCAAGGACATCGTCAACCGGGCCGGCGAGAAGGTCCCGGTCGAGGAGGTCGAGGGCTTCCTCGTCCGGCACCCGGCCGTCGCCGACGTCGCCGTCGTCGCGCTGCCCGACCACGCCCTCGGCGAGCGGACCTGCGCTGTCGTCGTACCCCGTGGCCCGGCACCGACCCTGCCCGACCTGCGGACCTTCCTCGCCGCCCACGACCTGGCCGACTACAAGTTCCCCGACCAGATCGTCATCGTCGACGCGCTACCCCGCACCAGCCTCGGCAAGCCCGACAAGGTCACCCTCACCACCCAACTAGCCACCAGTCCCCGTTGA
- a CDS encoding condensation domain-containing protein, producing the protein MATLGARQLPASIGQRLLWMIGHHRGATLSCPLICRLSGPLDHDRLRAALAALVARHDSLRTTFTGRGHRLTQVVGEPEGVDLPVVALAGPEALPAALAAELARPLDPAVQTRRAVLWRVSATEHVLCLNLHHLITDAWSCGVLYAELRELYADRPLPQLDLTFQDIVDRQTAGTSGSGPERQRFDRQRDYWRRRLDGARILTLPAAPDADPPEAARPGLASADLSAEITARVAALAQRLRTTPFVVFLAVYYAQLAAYTGKHDVVVATLFANRLDRRTQGVVGFLATMALLRTEVRGTFADLVARTHTTVSGAFAHQELPLQLLPTAALTPAGGRVDDLVFQMMPDPHQRAHAGGIDFELVLPEEIGSRFRLELVLAPVDGGTRVLLYHHTDQFGPASAQAFTTRYATLVDSLTATPDTPTG; encoded by the coding sequence ATGGCGACCCTTGGCGCCCGGCAGCTGCCCGCCTCGATCGGGCAACGTCTGCTCTGGATGATCGGCCACCACCGTGGCGCCACGCTGAGCTGCCCGTTGATCTGCCGCCTCAGCGGCCCACTCGACCACGACCGGCTCCGGGCCGCACTCGCGGCGCTTGTCGCCCGGCACGACTCACTGCGTACCACCTTCACCGGGCGCGGCCACCGACTGACCCAGGTGGTCGGCGAACCCGAGGGCGTCGACCTGCCGGTGGTGGCGCTGGCCGGCCCGGAGGCGCTGCCCGCCGCCCTCGCCGCCGAGCTGGCCCGGCCGCTCGACCCGGCGGTGCAGACCCGGCGTGCCGTGCTGTGGCGCGTCTCGGCGACCGAGCACGTGCTCTGCCTCAACCTGCACCACCTGATCACCGACGCCTGGTCCTGCGGGGTGCTCTACGCCGAGCTGCGCGAGCTGTACGCGGACCGCCCGCTGCCGCAGCTCGACCTCACCTTCCAGGACATCGTGGACCGGCAGACCGCCGGGACCAGCGGCAGCGGGCCGGAGCGGCAACGGTTCGACCGGCAACGCGACTACTGGCGGCGGCGGCTCGACGGGGCACGCATCCTCACCCTGCCGGCCGCGCCCGACGCCGACCCGCCCGAGGCCGCCCGGCCGGGCCTGGCCAGCGCCGACCTCTCCGCCGAGATCACCGCCCGGGTCGCCGCGCTCGCGCAGCGGCTGCGTACCACCCCGTTCGTGGTCTTCCTGGCGGTCTACTACGCGCAGCTCGCGGCGTACACCGGCAAACATGATGTGGTGGTCGCGACGCTGTTCGCGAACCGGCTGGACCGGCGGACGCAGGGCGTGGTCGGCTTTCTCGCCACCATGGCGCTGCTGCGCACCGAGGTACGCGGCACCTTCGCCGACCTGGTGGCCCGCACCCACACCACCGTGTCCGGCGCCTTCGCCCACCAGGAGTTGCCGCTGCAACTGCTGCCGACCGCGGCGCTCACCCCGGCCGGCGGGCGCGTGGACGACCTGGTGTTCCAGATGATGCCCGACCCCCACCAGCGGGCCCACGCGGGCGGCATCGACTTCGAGCTGGTCCTGCCCGAGGAGATCGGTAGCCGGTTCCGGCTGGAACTCGTCCTCGCCCCGGTCGACGGCGGCACCCGGGTCCTGCTCTACCACCACACCGACCAGTTCGGCCCCGCCTCCGCCCAGGCGTTCACCACCCGCTACGCCACCCTTGTCGACTCCCTCACCGCCACCCCCGACACCCCAACTGGTTGA
- a CDS encoding ABC transporter ATP-binding protein → MIRYIKLWIELLGVSWRRFPGQTGAMFLVKLLAAGAVSATAVALKHATDSALQGDAQGALVAAAIAALTYGLVGYLEGVDTYLHFLLVEKVALIDLQMEIDRSIATMEGLDHLERTDYLDRVTVVRNAPWGIMFGLWVAVDTVFNILQLVIMLAVLGSVSPWLMLLLLFAGVPLWFERRGLTLVNDAETETAELFRVQRHLFDLATDAATSKEVRVAGAGEECTRIQSRAWDEMVEGRYRARVRSAFWQVTGWIIFTAGFTGGIGLVVYQAANGTGTIGDIILTITVAVNLRAAVQNTVARTAETAGAGMLIDPFLWLRDYTAADRARAKGVLPPPETLREGLRLDHVSYTYPGTTSPALDDVTVSFPAGSVVAIVGEYGSGKTTLVKLLSKFYLPDQGQISVDGTPLVDINTEAWRARSSAAFQDFGRFQTVFAETVGLGDLDRIEDRERISWALAFADAQSLVDRLPDGLDTQLGRSLGGVDLSEGQWQKTALARSAMREAPLLFILDEPTASLDAPSENAIFRRYMQRARDLAARTGAVTVVVSHRFSTVAGADLILVLDQGRVIESGTHEELLDAGGRYAEVYNMQAAASM, encoded by the coding sequence GTGATTCGATACATCAAGCTCTGGATCGAGCTGCTCGGCGTCTCGTGGCGGCGGTTCCCCGGCCAGACCGGGGCGATGTTCCTGGTCAAGCTGCTGGCCGCCGGTGCGGTGTCGGCGACCGCCGTCGCCCTGAAGCACGCGACCGACTCGGCGTTGCAGGGTGACGCCCAGGGTGCGCTTGTCGCCGCGGCCATCGCCGCGTTGACCTACGGGCTGGTCGGCTACCTCGAAGGGGTCGACACGTACCTGCACTTCCTGCTGGTGGAGAAGGTCGCCCTGATCGACCTCCAGATGGAGATCGACCGGAGCATCGCCACCATGGAGGGGCTCGACCATCTGGAGCGGACGGACTACCTCGACCGGGTCACGGTGGTGCGCAACGCACCGTGGGGCATCATGTTCGGGCTCTGGGTCGCGGTCGACACGGTCTTCAACATCCTGCAACTGGTCATCATGCTCGCCGTGCTCGGCTCGGTCAGCCCCTGGCTGATGCTGTTGCTGCTCTTCGCGGGGGTGCCGCTCTGGTTCGAGCGGCGCGGCCTGACGCTTGTCAACGACGCCGAGACCGAGACCGCCGAGCTGTTCCGGGTGCAGCGCCACCTTTTCGACCTGGCCACCGACGCGGCGACCAGCAAGGAGGTACGGGTCGCCGGCGCGGGCGAGGAGTGCACCCGGATCCAGTCCCGGGCCTGGGACGAGATGGTCGAGGGACGCTACCGGGCCCGGGTCCGCTCCGCGTTCTGGCAGGTCACCGGCTGGATCATCTTCACCGCCGGCTTCACCGGCGGCATCGGGCTCGTGGTCTACCAGGCCGCCAACGGCACCGGCACGATCGGCGACATCATCCTGACCATCACGGTGGCGGTGAACCTGCGCGCGGCGGTGCAGAACACGGTGGCGCGTACGGCGGAGACGGCCGGGGCCGGCATGCTGATCGACCCGTTCCTCTGGCTGCGCGACTACACGGCAGCCGACCGGGCCCGCGCCAAGGGCGTGCTGCCGCCGCCGGAGACGCTGCGCGAGGGGCTGCGGCTCGACCACGTCAGCTACACCTACCCGGGCACCACCTCGCCGGCTCTGGACGACGTGACGGTCTCCTTCCCGGCCGGTTCCGTGGTCGCCATCGTCGGCGAGTACGGGTCGGGCAAGACGACGCTTGTCAAGCTGCTCAGCAAGTTCTACCTGCCGGACCAGGGCCAGATCTCGGTCGACGGCACCCCGTTGGTGGACATCAACACCGAGGCGTGGCGGGCCCGGTCCAGCGCCGCGTTCCAGGACTTCGGCCGGTTCCAGACGGTCTTCGCCGAAACGGTGGGTCTCGGCGACCTGGACCGGATCGAGGACCGCGAGCGGATCAGTTGGGCGCTCGCCTTCGCCGACGCGCAGAGCCTGGTCGACCGCCTGCCCGACGGCCTGGACACCCAGCTCGGCCGCTCGCTGGGCGGGGTCGACCTGTCGGAAGGGCAGTGGCAGAAGACCGCCCTCGCCCGCTCCGCGATGCGCGAGGCGCCGCTGCTCTTCATTCTCGACGAACCGACCGCGTCGCTTGATGCGCCGAGCGAGAACGCGATCTTCCGCCGGTACATGCAGCGGGCCCGTGACCTGGCCGCGCGGACCGGTGCGGTCACCGTGGTGGTCTCGCACCGCTTCTCCACCGTGGCGGGTGCCGACCTGATCCTGGTGTTGGACCAGGGCCGGGTGATCGAGTCCGGTACGCACGAGGAGCTTCTCGACGCCGGTGGCCGCTACGCCGAGGTCTACAACATGCAGGCAGCCGCGTCGATGTGA
- a CDS encoding LLM class flavin-dependent oxidoreductase, whose product MAVHLHWFLPSHSDGRAIARVEGEIAQGSALGARRDPDLGYLTQVAQAADRLGFESVLVPFGLFCEDPWLVTAALAQQTRRLKFMIALRPGLISPTLVAQLCASTQRLTGNRLLLNVVTGGDSDEQRRYGDWADHGSRYERTGELLTILNGTWDGCAFDFEGEHYRVKAARVMRPSPRPAVFVGGSSPAAQQVAARHADTYLAWGETPEQLRALVADFRARTAAYGRTVPVGTRFHVISRDTAAEAWAVAERMLAGMDPAMVAAAQSRFALSESEGQRRMAALHAANPGRLEVAPNIWVGYSLLRPGAGAALVGSHTEVADRIEELHGLGIDHLILSGQPHLEEAYWFGEGVLPILAARGLLPDG is encoded by the coding sequence GTGGCCGTGCACCTGCATTGGTTTCTGCCGTCCCACAGTGACGGCCGGGCCATCGCCCGGGTCGAGGGGGAGATCGCCCAGGGCAGTGCGCTGGGTGCCCGCCGGGATCCCGACCTCGGCTACCTCACGCAGGTGGCCCAGGCCGCCGATCGGCTCGGCTTCGAGAGCGTGCTGGTGCCGTTCGGGCTGTTCTGCGAGGACCCGTGGCTGGTGACCGCCGCGCTGGCCCAGCAGACCCGGCGGCTCAAGTTCATGATCGCGCTACGGCCGGGGCTGATCTCCCCGACCCTGGTCGCGCAGCTCTGCGCCAGCACCCAACGCCTGACCGGCAACCGGCTGCTACTAAACGTCGTCACCGGCGGCGACAGCGACGAGCAGCGACGCTACGGCGACTGGGCCGATCACGGCAGCCGCTACGAGCGGACCGGCGAGCTGTTGACCATCCTGAACGGCACCTGGGACGGCTGCGCGTTCGACTTCGAGGGGGAGCACTACCGGGTGAAGGCGGCACGGGTGATGCGGCCCAGCCCTCGCCCGGCGGTCTTCGTCGGCGGCTCCTCACCGGCCGCCCAACAGGTGGCCGCCCGACACGCCGACACCTACCTGGCCTGGGGCGAGACGCCCGAGCAACTGCGTGCGCTGGTGGCCGACTTCCGGGCCCGTACGGCGGCGTACGGCCGGACGGTGCCGGTCGGTACGCGGTTCCACGTGATCAGCCGGGACACCGCGGCGGAGGCGTGGGCGGTGGCCGAGCGGATGCTCGCCGGGATGGACCCCGCGATGGTCGCCGCCGCCCAGTCCCGCTTCGCGCTCAGCGAGTCCGAGGGACAGCGCCGGATGGCGGCGTTGCACGCGGCAAACCCGGGCCGGCTGGAGGTGGCACCCAACATCTGGGTCGGCTACAGCCTGCTGCGTCCCGGCGCCGGGGCGGCACTCGTCGGCAGCCACACCGAGGTCGCCGACCGGATCGAGGAGCTGCACGGGCTCGGCATCGACCACCTCATCCTCTCCGGCCAGCCACACCTGGAGGAGGCGTACTGGTTCGGTGAGGGCGTGCTGCCGATCCTCGCCGCCCGGGGCCTGCTGCCGGATGGCTGA
- a CDS encoding acyl-CoA dehydrogenase family protein: MDFTLTTEQQALRDVAVKVAAGTPPGWPELVELGWFDPELPALETALIGESCAAATGFGAVLLTQAYALPAYRRAGRSPTAPTTHARPDRCRLTVTDGRVSGTAHRVPYVEGMTSLLVSIDDGPAAGVYELTEVTPAEVTASIDTEFGYARYTLTDAPAERILDYPDAARSREHSWVQLAAQAVGIAQTMVTDAAGYARERVQFGRPIGSFQAVSHRLVDAYASIELARSLVYRAAWALDADDAGPASASAAVVAAERAAIRAGEAAIQTHGAYGFTWDGPVNRHYRRARWIADAHEPAAHHRDLLVAELLAG, from the coding sequence ATGGATTTCACGCTCACCACCGAACAGCAGGCGCTGCGCGACGTCGCGGTGAAGGTGGCCGCCGGCACCCCGCCGGGCTGGCCCGAGCTGGTCGAGCTCGGCTGGTTCGATCCGGAGCTGCCGGCCCTGGAAACCGCCCTGATCGGCGAGAGCTGCGCCGCCGCCACCGGGTTCGGGGCGGTGTTGCTCACCCAGGCGTACGCGCTGCCGGCGTACCGGCGGGCCGGTCGGTCCCCCACCGCGCCGACGACCCACGCCCGGCCGGATCGGTGCCGGCTGACCGTGACCGACGGCCGGGTCAGCGGCACCGCGCACCGCGTGCCCTACGTCGAGGGCATGACGTCGCTGCTGGTGAGCATCGACGACGGGCCGGCCGCCGGGGTCTACGAACTCACCGAGGTGACGCCGGCCGAGGTCACCGCCAGCATCGACACCGAATTCGGGTACGCCCGCTACACGCTTACCGACGCGCCCGCCGAGCGGATCCTGGATTACCCGGACGCCGCCCGGTCGCGGGAACACTCCTGGGTGCAGCTCGCGGCCCAGGCGGTCGGGATCGCCCAGACGATGGTGACCGACGCCGCCGGGTACGCCCGCGAGCGGGTCCAGTTCGGTCGCCCGATCGGCAGCTTCCAGGCGGTGTCGCACCGGCTGGTCGACGCGTACGCCTCGATCGAGCTGGCCCGTTCGCTGGTCTACCGGGCGGCGTGGGCCCTGGACGCGGACGACGCCGGCCCGGCATCCGCGTCGGCGGCGGTCGTCGCCGCCGAGCGCGCCGCGATCCGGGCCGGCGAGGCCGCCATCCAGACCCACGGGGCGTACGGCTTCACCTGGGACGGGCCGGTCAACCGGCACTACCGGCGGGCCCGCTGGATCGCCGACGCCCACGAGCCGGCCGCGCACCATCGGGACCTCCTCGTCGCCGAACTGCTGGCCGGTTGA